A genomic segment from Cumulibacter soli encodes:
- a CDS encoding SHOCT domain-containing protein encodes MFGRGIGRVGRPGLLGTMARTAVVAGTASAVSGSVARHQQERAMEQQQANAYREQQAYTPPPPATPAASGTDDVIAQLKELGELRSSGVLTEEEFAAQKAKLLGT; translated from the coding sequence ATGTTCGGACGAGGAATCGGTCGTGTCGGACGGCCGGGGTTACTGGGCACGATGGCTCGTACGGCGGTGGTGGCGGGAACAGCGAGTGCCGTATCCGGAAGCGTCGCGCGGCATCAGCAAGAGCGTGCGATGGAGCAGCAACAGGCCAATGCGTACCGCGAGCAGCAGGCATATACCCCACCCCCGCCTGCAACTCCCGCGGCGAGCGGAACCGATGATGTCATTGCGCAACTGAAAGAACTTGGTGAACTGCGCAGCAGTGGTGTGCTTACCGAGGAAGAGTTCGCTGCGCAGAAGGCGAAGCTACTTGGCACCTAG
- a CDS encoding DUF6325 family protein: MQRGPIDFLVAEFRDGEFHGAIANALASLVERDLVRIIDLVFVSKDADGVVDAFEIDSLSSPAASLYDSIDGEFGGLLSEEDLAVAGAELQPGTAAGVIVYEQLWARELLTALEEAGGAIVAHGRVPEDEVQQAYADLEAS; this comes from the coding sequence ATGCAGCGAGGTCCCATCGATTTCCTCGTGGCCGAGTTCCGCGATGGCGAATTCCACGGAGCAATAGCCAATGCGCTCGCGAGTCTTGTCGAACGCGACCTGGTCCGGATCATCGACCTCGTGTTCGTGTCGAAGGACGCCGATGGAGTCGTCGATGCGTTCGAGATCGACTCGCTCTCCTCGCCCGCGGCAAGCCTCTACGACAGTATCGATGGCGAGTTCGGTGGACTGTTGAGTGAGGAAGATCTGGCGGTAGCGGGAGCTGAACTTCAGCCGGGCACGGCCGCCGGGGTCATCGTCTATGAACAGCTCTGGGCGCGAGAGTTGCTTACGGCGCTGGAAGAGGCCGGCGGAGCGATTGTCGCGCACGGACGGGTTCCAGAGGACGAAGTGCAGCAGGCGTACGCCGACCTCGAAGCGTCCTAA